The Delphinus delphis chromosome 17, mDelDel1.2, whole genome shotgun sequence genome includes the window CAAGGAACCCTCATACCAAAGACAGAAGCACTGTTTGTGAAGGTCCCATAGCCACTGACCCTTGAGGTGTCAGAGCGGTGCTGGATTCCTCTCCAATGGGGAAAAGGCTCTTTCCCATGTCTGTGCAGCAACTGTTACCTGGGCCCTGCCACAGAGCTGCCCACATTTACAACCTACTGGGTCCCAGGGAAACCACTCTCTCAGCCTCTGTCTGGACTCCTTCCTCTGtccagtccaggaagctcagagaatgtTTTTCTATGCCTTGCATTGTCTTCTGCATCGTTTCAGTACACCCACAATAAGCAAGCACTTTTctcacttctccggagtgtcacCATGTATAGATCAATGCAGGCAAAGAAGTAGTGACAGGCCACGAGTTCAAATGGTCAGAACCCACGTCCTCACCTGGACTTAGCTGTGGCATCCTGCCACACATTTTAAGGTGAAGGGAAGCTTGTGTATTCCTTAGTTTGATGTAGTGTTGTATTTGATTCATAACTCTACACTGTGAACCTGTTTCTACCTAAATTCCCTTTATTATGACTGTGAGGTAATTAATTAGGAAACATGGATTCTTATTTCCAGTTCTTCCTGAAACCGTTGGGGTGATATTGACATGTATACTTTATCAATTTGGGCCTGTTTCTCCATCTACAAGATAAAGGATCAGTCCACATGGTTTCTAAAATGTCTCTCTGGTCTAAAATCTCTCTCTGGCCTCTTTTATTTGGTgctaataaaatagaatattttccttCATGTTGGTTTTCAGTGATGGAGGTAGTGACTATCGTGTTCTCTGTAAAAATAGTTTGGTATTATATTAGATTATCAGTTATTTCTCTGGTTCCAAACCTGTTTATTACCCTTCCACATACAGCTGAGATATAACCCGTGAGTTACACTATGTCCCAactagtttatttaaaaattagtattattTTCCCAATATAGTTCAGATCACATTGAATTTAAAAGATTAACACATgtccaatgagaaaaaaaaatcagcatgaaGTGTCTGCCCAAATATATTATAGCAGCCCTGAAATAAATAGGATGTATCATCCTGGTTTCTCATAGCTGCCAATGCCAAGGTACTATTAGACACAGACATATTCGACAGGGCAAACAAAATTGTTGATGTTTGTGCAAAGTTTCCCTCATATTAGCagtcataatatttttatttaaacaaccTCGGCAGTTTGGATCACAGTTTGAGAGTGCCTAAGAGTTTGAGACTGAGTTTGTTTGTACTCTCTCATATGTTCAAATGCAGACCACATTGTTCACAGCACTTTCCTAGAAGGCAAACAAAGGATAAGACATTTCAGTACTCTTGGTGAAATTGgcatttagaaaaatacaaactactatccATCCATACATTCcttaaaaatctggaaaagagATCTTTATAGACAACCATAAATCGTAACTATTGGCTGAGTGATTttgccatatatacatatatgagatTTGGCactaatgaaacagaatattttaCTTGTGATAAAGTAACATTCTACTtagagtatgtatatatatatatatatatgtatatatatacatggcaaatcatatatatgttaCACATGACATAtggtatataaatgtgtgtgtgtatatatatatatatatttgtatattatatataaaagcatATTTATAGGAATTTGAAATctccattaaaacatttttaaatgcctaCACTGAGGCATTTTTGTAGAGTTTTACATACTCTATATTTTTCACATAATAATTTACATCAATACAGTATTTCATGGTTTTCAGAACATTGATATGTACATGATGGTATTTAATtctctccaaaagaaaaaaaaagaaaacattttctacattttgaaAGCTGAATCTTGGAAAGGATAaatgacttttccaaggtcacataagTACTGAAGGCAGATGTGGAAATCCATGTCTTCAGATTCTGAATCTAGTATTTTTTCTAATGAGCTATAAAACCTATCTGTTTAATGATTACTGTCATCAATAAAATCCATTAGCCTTAGTCTTCCACTTCTTACTTTATAATGAAATGTGCTCTTCATTGTTGAAAGAAAACTATTCCTATGTTAAGAAATGAggatagattttttgttttaacttcacACAATTCTTGCATATTCCCTTAGAAAGAACTATTTTATATTatgtccaaaattatttttattcattttggtgGAGGTGGGGTTTGGGAAGAGAAGAATCATGGACATATTTCCCTCCACTTTGTACAAGTGAGAAAGATGACCTGGGAAGCCGTCCTGAGAGGGAGCAGGATAGACTCAAAAAAGTATAGACTTTGGAATTAAGCCAACCTGGATTTTAATCCCAGCACTACCACATTTTCCTAGCCACTTAGGTAAGTCAGTGTCTGACTCTTAATTTTCTCACCTGTTAAATGGGCTAAATAATCTTATTTGACAGGACTATTATGAAAATTGGGTAAGTAATACATGAAAACATGGCGACATCATAGCCAcataaatgttagtttttatttGTGTCCATTGATCCAGACATCAAACAGACAACACTTAAGCTTTGCTTCCCTagttaaaatttccttttcatgcTTTTGGTTGGTGTTGATTGGGAAAACGCTAAGAAATTCATCCTGGTGTGGAGCAGAGGATCAGCAACAACTCTCAGTCCCTGTTGAAATCTTTCTTGCACAAATACATGCTTGTTTTCACTTCCACGCCAATCAAAGAATTAGgcaagacaatttttaaaattctagttttTTACTTTCTCAATCCTTGCACATTTTATAATCTTTATGATCATACATTTATCTGCCAATATTCCTCCTCTCCCATTCTTATAgagcaagaggaaaagaaaaattacattcacTACCACTGTTTTAGAGCAAGCTATCtgagtgattttatatataggtGTTGGAGTaggtgaaaaaaataatgagaaacagCTCACTCACCCTTACCATTTTCCCATCCACTAGCTCCCTCCTGATGGTGGTTTCTTTCCCATCCCAGTCCTGAACCTGAATCaaagagtggttgagagtctgcctgccaatgcaagggacacgggttcgtgccccggtccgggaagatcccacatgccgcagagcggctgggcccgtgagccatggccactgagcctgcgcgtccggagcctgtgctccgcaacgggagaggtcacaacagtgagaggtccgcgtaccgcaaaaaaaaccccaaaaaaacaggGAAGACCAAATTCAGCTCAGACTGTCATATTTAAACTCTAAAATTTTATCAGGTGCCAAATTCTTTTCAACTCTTGTGATACTCTCAGGTAGCTTTAGAATGGTGtttacaattccatttattttaagaCTCTGTCAACAATAATTTTGTTGGCTGATTCTTCTGGGGATAGAAAAAGTTTTATGAGTGAAAACAAAATATCTTGAGtaagtaaagattttttaaaatattttattgtataggCCAAGTATTATCTTTCTGCATAAAGAATCACAGGTAAGTTTCAACCTTAAAAATGCACATGAAGCTAATTCAAACCCCTACTGTAAGATCACATTTCCTCTTCTTACCTCAACAATATATTCTGTAAcagcttatggaaaaacccaagtgaaccttttggccaacacaataaaaataatgataagaataatcacaacaacaacagtaactaCCACTTACGTAGCACTATTTTTTGTGTGAGGCACTCTTCAAGAGTATTAATATATTAAcccatgtaatcctcacaacagttttATGACATAAGTACTATAATAATCCCCTTCTGCAAATGAAAAGACTGAGTCAGCAAAAGtctgtgacttgcccaaagtcacatggttgattggtggcagaggtgggattcacACTCAAGCAGTTCTGAGCCAGAGTCTGCATCTTGCTCCACAAAGTTTAGAGATATGTCTGGTTAAACTCTACTCTAGTGCAATACCATAGTATATAATCATTGGGAAGCATACATCTCAGAGTTTACACATCTACCAAGTCGGGCCTTCTACCAAAATTATTTACAGTCTGTCCCGTGACAGAGGTAATGATGATCACCAAATTTTCCTTCTGTTCTCCTATAATTTTCAGCCTTTTTATTCTAGTAGATTTTTAATTTACTATAGGCATCTTTATTAAACACTTTTGGTCAAAATTCTTCTTCCATTTGATATTATACAGGAATTTGAAGTCTCATATTATTTAAGAACTATCTGATAATGTGGTATTCAGTTCCTTTTGTTAGAACCTCACCCTCCATATTGTTTAACAATCCTCTATTGAGTGTATTCAttcaaatgataaatatttattgagcaaacaTTATGTAACAAACACTGGGTTCTGTAAaacagaagaggcaagaaatCCTTTCTTTGAAGATCTTACATTCTAGTTTGGGggaacagacaataaacaaaaaatatataaataagttgtGTATTCAATTTGGAGCCCGTAAGATGAGTGAAACTGTGTGTGTCACTTCCAGGCTGAGGCAATAAAAAGCCCAGTGTGTCTTTCTCTATCTTGCTGACTGAGCACACAAACTTCAGATGGCCCAACTATAAGATTGTTGAACTTCCTTTGGCCTGGGCCCTGGAGAAATTAAGAGGGGCAGATACCTTATGCCCCATTTCTtgcccccttctccccccacaCAGAAACTTCCCCAACTCCGCCACAACACTGAATATGTACTATGAGTTAGAACTGGAAATGTGTAAGCCACTGAGAGCTTGTGGATAATGTGTTACTGTGATTGATATGACCTCACCTATACTGGCTAATACAAGTTTTATTCATTGTAATTCTATGTGTGGAAAACTGCTGCAAAATAGAAAGGTAGAAGTTTTGTTTCTGAGAGAACAAGCTAAAGAAATAATTCTCAAAATGTGTTCTGCTAAGCATCTGCATCAGAattgttaaaaatacagttttcagGTACTGGTCCCAGATATCAGAGCCTCTGGGATGAGACCTAGAGGTAGGTATTTTTTACAAACATTCCGAGAGATTTATGTGTGTATTAAAATTTGAGATCCTCAGACCTAGGCTTAAGCCCAAAATTAGTCTAACACAGATTTTAGATATGTTTGCTATAACTGCTTACTTACTTGGGATGATTTCAAAATTAACATTCTTATGAAATTTATCTGAAAGAGTGTTGACGGTCTCACCTTAGTTTTATGGCCACCTGGTGTGATTTCCTCAAACTCTCCTCCCAGTTTAAAGGATTCTTCcagatctttatttcttcccttacATTCTTACATGTTCACATGTATAgggtttgttttttctattatgtatttttactgtggtaaaatacatataacataaaattgaccattttaaccattttaaagtgtacaattaagtacattc containing:
- the LOC132440301 gene encoding LOW QUALITY PROTEIN: fatty acid-binding protein 12-like (The sequence of the model RefSeq protein was modified relative to this genomic sequence to represent the inferred CDS: substituted 1 base at 1 genomic stop codon); translated protein: MDIKHCLELTMMSLGLMVWGRNKDLEESFKLGGEFEEITPGGHKTKVRPQTLNHSLIQVQDWDGKETTIRRELVDGKMVRESAVNNVVCIXTYERVQTNSVSNS